One window of the Pseudofrankia sp. DC12 genome contains the following:
- a CDS encoding glycerol-3-phosphate dehydrogenase/oxidase has translation MTEVGAGMSPHPGASLSAARRVRELAGLAGGEVVDLLVIGGGVTGTGVALDAASRGLTVALAEARDLAWGTSRWSSKLVHGGLRYLASGDLRLAMESAQERDILLRRTAGHLVHPLPILIPLTPEVSRRSAVLMTTGLHVADVMRRGARTPSSTLPPPRRLTAVETRQHAPTLRETGLRGGLLYWDGQLVDDARLVVTLARTAAAHGARVLTRLRAVRLTGTEALVEDTVSGTTFSLRARTVVNATGVWAPTLAPEIRLRPSRGTHLVLGADAFGGLRAAVTVPMPGEHNSYVTVVPQADGRVYVGLTDVPAEDVEDVPQPTAAEIETLLGVVSAALDAPLDRADVLGAFAGLRPLLDAPAHEGAQTRSADLSRRHAVRVGPDGVITIVGGKLTTYRRMARDAVDAAVTQGGLTAGRCRTARLPLVGAAPRAQLATVPAPRRLVERYGTEAPAVLAGAGEDPGLLTPIAAGTSVTGAELLFALRHEGALDVEDLLDRRTRIGLVAADRAAALPRAAELTERFSAPTRSAQLPPARSSPYHRPAPS, from the coding sequence ATGACCGAGGTCGGCGCGGGGATGTCACCTCATCCGGGGGCGTCGCTGTCCGCGGCCAGGCGCGTGCGGGAGCTCGCCGGGCTCGCCGGCGGCGAGGTCGTCGACCTGCTGGTGATCGGCGGCGGGGTGACCGGAACCGGCGTGGCGCTCGACGCGGCCAGCCGAGGGCTCACCGTCGCCCTCGCCGAGGCACGCGACCTGGCCTGGGGCACCAGCCGGTGGAGCTCGAAGCTGGTGCACGGCGGGCTGCGGTACCTGGCCAGCGGCGACCTGCGGCTGGCCATGGAGAGCGCGCAGGAACGCGACATCCTGCTGCGCCGGACCGCCGGGCACCTGGTCCACCCACTGCCGATCCTGATCCCGCTGACGCCGGAGGTCAGCCGGCGCTCGGCCGTGCTGATGACCACGGGCCTGCATGTCGCCGACGTGATGCGCCGCGGCGCGCGCACCCCGAGCAGCACGCTGCCACCGCCCCGCCGGCTCACCGCCGTCGAGACCCGCCAGCACGCCCCGACCCTGCGGGAGACCGGGCTGCGCGGCGGCCTGCTCTACTGGGACGGCCAGCTCGTCGACGACGCCCGCCTCGTCGTCACGCTCGCCCGCACCGCGGCGGCGCACGGGGCGCGGGTGCTGACCCGGCTGCGCGCAGTTCGGCTCACCGGCACCGAGGCGCTCGTCGAGGACACGGTCAGCGGTACGACGTTCAGCCTGCGGGCGCGGACCGTCGTGAACGCCACCGGGGTATGGGCGCCGACCCTGGCCCCCGAGATCCGGCTGCGGCCCAGCCGCGGCACCCATCTGGTGCTGGGCGCCGACGCGTTCGGCGGCCTGCGCGCCGCGGTCACGGTGCCGATGCCGGGCGAGCACAACAGCTACGTCACGGTGGTGCCACAGGCCGACGGCCGGGTCTACGTCGGGCTGACCGACGTCCCCGCCGAGGACGTCGAGGACGTGCCCCAGCCGACCGCCGCCGAGATCGAGACGCTGCTCGGCGTGGTGTCCGCGGCGCTGGACGCTCCACTGGACCGGGCCGACGTGCTCGGCGCGTTCGCCGGGCTACGGCCGCTGCTGGACGCACCGGCGCACGAGGGTGCGCAGACCCGCAGCGCCGACCTGTCCCGTCGGCACGCGGTTCGGGTCGGGCCCGACGGGGTGATCACCATCGTCGGCGGCAAGCTGACCACCTACCGGCGGATGGCACGCGACGCCGTCGACGCCGCCGTCACGCAGGGGGGTCTCACCGCCGGGCGGTGCCGGACGGCCCGGCTGCCGCTGGTCGGCGCGGCACCACGGGCCCAGCTCGCCACCGTGCCGGCGCCCCGGCGGCTGGTCGAGCGGTACGGCACCGAGGCGCCCGCGGTCCTCGCCGGAGCCGGCGAGGACCCCGGCCTGCTCACCCCGATCGCGGCCGGAACGTCCGTCACCGGCGCCGAGCTGCTGTTCGCGCTGCGCCATGAGGGTGCTCTCGACGTCGAGGACCTGCTCGACCGGCGGACCCGGATCGGTCTCGTCGCCGCCGACCGGGCCGCCGCGCTGCCGCGGGCCGCCGAGCTCACCGAGCGCTTCTCGGCCCCGACGCGGTCCGCCCAGCTGCCACCCGCGCGCTCCTCGCCCTACCACCGCCCGGCACCGTCCTAA
- a CDS encoding SDR family NAD(P)-dependent oxidoreductase: MPPEPPPPAGAGPEPPRPPVTRGLVLVGPGSAFGAELLIRFGLEGFRLGVVARSTDTLGRLTEELASAGLTMRGAVADVTDAAGFGATLAGLAADLGGLTVLVYNAKLSIRGSAFSVPADALNQTLAVNVTGALTAVQAATPLLLDRVGATILVTVAGNRTEPPGGRFALAAGKAGLAALAGAVGPTLADQGIRMRTVVLDGRVGPAGPLRPAAVADHFWQAYAAPRGAVFRLAPAGPRRPAATLPLEV; the protein is encoded by the coding sequence ATGCCACCGGAACCGCCGCCACCGGCCGGCGCCGGGCCCGAGCCACCGCGGCCCCCGGTCACCCGTGGGCTGGTGCTCGTCGGGCCCGGTTCCGCGTTCGGTGCCGAGCTGCTCATCCGGTTCGGGCTGGAAGGCTTCCGGCTCGGCGTCGTCGCCCGGTCGACGGACACCCTTGGCCGGCTGACCGAGGAACTGGCCAGCGCCGGGCTGACGATGCGCGGCGCCGTCGCGGACGTCACCGATGCCGCCGGTTTCGGGGCGACCCTCGCGGGGCTTGCCGCCGACCTCGGCGGCCTGACCGTTCTGGTCTACAACGCGAAGCTGTCCATCCGCGGCAGCGCGTTCTCCGTCCCGGCCGACGCCCTGAACCAGACGCTGGCCGTGAACGTGACCGGTGCGCTCACCGCCGTCCAGGCCGCCACGCCGCTGCTGCTGGACCGGGTGGGCGCGACGATCCTGGTCACCGTCGCCGGAAACCGCACCGAGCCACCCGGTGGCCGGTTCGCGCTGGCGGCCGGGAAGGCCGGGCTGGCCGCGCTCGCCGGCGCCGTCGGCCCGACGCTCGCCGACCAGGGCATCCGGATGCGGACCGTGGTGCTCGACGGCCGGGTCGGGCCGGCCGGGCCGCTGCGGCCGGCCGCGGTCGCCGACCACTTCTGGCAGGCCTACGCCGCGCCCCGCGGCGCCGTCTTCCGGCTCGCCCCGGCCGGCCCGCGCCGCCCCGCCGCGACCCTGCCGCTGGAGGTCTGA
- a CDS encoding FAD-binding oxidoreductase, whose amino-acid sequence MSEPSLDARALANAEPVWWGWRRADEQVELPAAVRALLVDGLGFAERASPPVDLADVRLPPSRLPEPARADLAAAIGSDQVRLDRDARIRHCRGRSTVDLLALRDGDAAAAPDAVLTPAGHDEVAAVLAVCAGHRVAVVPYGGGTSVVGGLAPPHTGYEAVVALDVRRLNRLLDVDTVSLTATLEPGLSGPAAEALLAEHGLTLGHVPQSWEYATIGGFAATRSSGQASSGYGRFDAVVVGLRVATPIGGWELGRAPASAAGPDLRQLMLGSEGAFGVITAVRVRVRPVPARRRYESWRVDDFATGLAALRELAQRDLLPAVARLSDEVETAAGATSPPSTSAPAGSPGTSARPGPPGAAGSDAGTDDVKPDGGAEVPAGGCQVVLGYEGTPERVGRQADDVAAVLRAQGGQPLGAEAGWAWVHGRFNGPRLRDALLDAGMFAETLETATFWSGVDGLHAGVQDALAKSYAAAGVPAVVMCHVSHLYPTGASLYFTVVAGHSADRGGLWAVAKAAASDAIVAAGGTITHHHAVGTDHRPWLGAEIGDVGVTVLRAVKRALDPTGILNPGVLIP is encoded by the coding sequence GTGAGCGAGCCGTCGCTGGATGCCCGGGCCCTGGCCAACGCGGAGCCGGTGTGGTGGGGGTGGCGACGGGCCGACGAACAGGTCGAGCTGCCGGCGGCGGTGCGCGCGCTCCTGGTCGACGGGCTGGGCTTCGCCGAGCGGGCCAGCCCGCCGGTCGACCTGGCCGATGTCCGGCTGCCCCCGTCCCGGCTGCCCGAGCCGGCCCGCGCCGATCTCGCGGCCGCCATCGGCTCGGACCAGGTCCGGCTCGACCGGGACGCCCGGATTCGGCACTGCCGGGGCCGGTCCACCGTGGACCTGCTCGCGCTGCGCGACGGGGACGCGGCGGCCGCGCCGGACGCCGTGCTCACCCCGGCCGGCCACGACGAGGTCGCCGCCGTTCTCGCCGTCTGCGCCGGCCATCGCGTCGCCGTGGTGCCGTACGGCGGCGGGACGTCCGTCGTCGGCGGGCTCGCGCCGCCGCACACCGGCTACGAGGCCGTCGTCGCGCTCGACGTGCGCCGGCTGAACCGCCTCCTCGACGTGGACACCGTCTCGCTCACCGCCACGCTGGAGCCGGGGCTGTCCGGCCCGGCGGCCGAGGCGCTGCTCGCCGAGCACGGCCTGACCCTCGGGCACGTCCCGCAGTCGTGGGAGTACGCCACGATCGGCGGGTTCGCGGCGACTCGTTCCAGCGGGCAGGCGTCCAGTGGCTACGGGCGGTTCGACGCGGTCGTGGTCGGGCTGCGGGTGGCCACGCCGATTGGCGGCTGGGAGCTCGGCCGGGCGCCGGCCTCCGCCGCCGGGCCGGACCTGCGCCAGCTCATGCTCGGCTCGGAGGGCGCCTTCGGGGTGATCACCGCGGTCCGGGTCCGGGTCCGGCCGGTGCCGGCGCGGCGCCGCTACGAGAGCTGGCGGGTCGACGACTTCGCGACCGGGCTCGCGGCGCTGCGCGAGCTGGCCCAGCGCGACCTGCTGCCCGCCGTCGCCCGCCTCTCCGACGAGGTCGAGACGGCGGCCGGCGCCACCAGCCCACCCAGCACTTCCGCGCCAGCCGGTTCGCCCGGCACTTCCGCCCGGCCCGGCCCGCCCGGGGCTGCCGGGTCGGACGCGGGCACGGACGACGTGAAACCTGACGGCGGTGCGGAGGTGCCGGCCGGTGGGTGCCAGGTCGTGCTCGGCTACGAGGGCACGCCCGAACGGGTCGGCCGGCAGGCGGACGACGTCGCGGCGGTGCTGCGCGCCCAGGGCGGGCAGCCGCTGGGCGCCGAGGCTGGCTGGGCGTGGGTACACGGTCGCTTCAACGGGCCGCGCCTGCGGGACGCGCTGCTGGACGCCGGGATGTTCGCCGAGACGCTCGAGACCGCCACGTTCTGGTCCGGGGTGGACGGCCTGCACGCGGGCGTCCAGGATGCGCTCGCGAAGTCCTACGCCGCGGCCGGGGTACCGGCGGTGGTGATGTGCCACGTCTCGCACCTCTACCCGACCGGCGCGTCGCTCTACTTCACCGTCGTGGCCGGCCACAGTGCCGACCGCGGCGGGCTCTGGGCGGTGGCGAAGGCCGCGGCGAGCGACGCGATCGTCGCGGCCGGCGGGACGATCACCCATCACCACGCCGTCGGCACCGACCACCGGCCCTGGCTCGGCGCGGAGATCGGCGACGTGGGCGTCACCGTGCTGCGCGCCGTCAAGCGGGCGCTCGACCCGACCGGAATCCTCAACCCGGGTGTTCTCATCCCGTAG
- a CDS encoding SMP-30/gluconolactonase/LRE family protein, which yields MSSSPVSVLLDGRSFLEAPRWHDGRLWVSDQYLGEVLAVDPRTGDAEVMARLDGHPAGLGWLPDGRLLVVSMIDRRLLRQEPDGGLVLHADLSGYCGGSLNELVVDARGRAYAGNFGFDVMSGEATKPTVLVRIDPDGTTSVAAKDLTFPNGTVIIPLAAPGSAAAPAGLSGVVATLVVAETFDSRLTAFDVTGDGTLLRPRLWADLSSGAGRVAGLPADDRPAATDGICVDAEGAIWVADAYHNRVLRVREGGEVVDEVSTGVEGTYACALGGADGRTLFICTARSFLDSERAATREARLLTSRVDVPAA from the coding sequence GTGTCGTCTTCCCCTGTCTCGGTGCTGCTCGACGGCCGCAGCTTCCTGGAGGCCCCGCGCTGGCACGACGGCCGGCTGTGGGTCTCGGACCAGTACCTGGGGGAGGTCCTCGCCGTCGACCCGCGGACCGGGGACGCCGAGGTGATGGCCAGGCTGGACGGCCATCCGGCCGGGCTCGGCTGGCTGCCCGACGGCCGGCTCCTGGTTGTCTCGATGATCGACCGGCGCCTGCTGCGCCAGGAGCCGGACGGCGGGCTCGTCCTGCACGCCGACCTGTCCGGCTACTGCGGCGGCAGCCTGAACGAGCTGGTGGTCGACGCGCGGGGGCGCGCGTACGCGGGCAACTTCGGCTTCGACGTGATGTCCGGCGAGGCGACGAAACCCACCGTCCTGGTCCGGATCGACCCGGACGGCACCACGAGCGTCGCCGCGAAGGACCTCACCTTCCCCAACGGCACGGTCATCATCCCGCTCGCGGCGCCCGGGTCCGCAGCGGCGCCAGCCGGGCTGTCCGGCGTCGTGGCCACGCTGGTGGTCGCCGAGACGTTCGACAGCCGGCTGACCGCGTTCGACGTCACCGGCGACGGCACCCTGCTGCGCCCGCGGCTGTGGGCCGACCTGTCGAGCGGCGCTGGCCGGGTGGCCGGGCTGCCCGCCGACGACCGGCCGGCCGCCACCGACGGGATCTGCGTCGACGCCGAGGGCGCCATCTGGGTCGCCGACGCCTACCACAACCGGGTGCTGCGGGTGCGCGAGGGCGGCGAGGTCGTCGACGAGGTCTCGACCGGCGTCGAAGGCACCTACGCCTGCGCGCTCGGCGGCGCCGACGGCCGCACCCTGTTCATCTGCACCGCCCGGTCGTTCCTGGACTCCGAGCGGGCGGCGACGCGCGAGGCCCGCCTGCTGACCAGCCGGGTCGACGTGCCGGCCGCCTGA
- a CDS encoding DUF2993 domain-containing protein: MNNPADDDGYEPGESTSVRPPRPGEPVRPTPARPGAPSAPPPPADSFRPAGPPPPVDWFKPAPGRDGQAGGSGAGRGAPAGSGGGGQASRPRRDAGPGRAGYTSQPGIPAERYPTPRPGEFPSPVPPTRRSPPPTTSRSDRSERSDRSGGGDRSGGGDRSGGGDRTGGRPGPDRPAARYDRPGSGSGAPPARPGEATEYLGYGARGGRPAETTEYAYGQQAGGKDVGGRGGPDPATAAWSAEDSGGWSAGRSTEDYTTLAGPGTGGTPVGPSTGGVALGDQPPPKRRRKRGRTIALIVVLLLLVLAIPVDRIAAHIAVGQMRKQVDTAVAANLKPGQQPPTIRKVSIGGFPFLTQVLFGKFKDIGVSLENIPTTPDGPRIAAVDAHLKGVHVPFSDAISNKVGKVPVDNVAATVLIGYDDLNKFLDTDKTFHLHLTPVDGGKQVKVTGSTTLDVPVLGSLLGGQSAAFSGTGAFNVQNNKLFINPTNLSFGVGGLGASVPIPAQLGAAIPIPLPDNLPFSLTVVSAGSTATGLSVSATAKNVVLPAAPAAKK, from the coding sequence GTGAACAACCCAGCAGACGACGACGGGTACGAGCCGGGCGAGTCGACCAGTGTCCGGCCCCCGCGGCCCGGTGAGCCCGTGCGCCCGACGCCGGCGCGCCCGGGCGCGCCGAGCGCTCCGCCGCCGCCCGCTGACTCCTTCCGGCCGGCGGGCCCGCCGCCGCCGGTCGACTGGTTCAAGCCCGCGCCCGGCCGGGACGGGCAGGCCGGCGGATCCGGGGCCGGCCGCGGCGCTCCCGCGGGCTCCGGCGGTGGCGGGCAGGCCTCCCGCCCGCGCCGCGACGCGGGCCCGGGCCGGGCCGGCTACACGTCGCAGCCCGGCATCCCGGCCGAGCGCTACCCGACTCCGCGCCCCGGCGAGTTCCCGTCCCCGGTGCCGCCGACCCGGAGGTCTCCACCGCCGACGACCTCGCGTTCCGACCGGTCGGAGCGCTCCGACCGGTCCGGCGGCGGCGACCGGTCCGGCGGCGGCGACCGGTCCGGCGGCGGCGACCGGACCGGTGGCCGGCCCGGTCCGGACCGTCCGGCCGCGCGGTACGACCGTCCGGGGTCCGGCTCGGGGGCACCCCCGGCCCGGCCCGGCGAGGCGACCGAGTACCTCGGCTACGGCGCCCGCGGTGGCCGCCCGGCCGAGACCACCGAGTACGCCTACGGCCAGCAGGCCGGCGGCAAGGACGTCGGCGGCAGGGGTGGTCCGGATCCGGCCACGGCCGCCTGGTCCGCCGAGGACTCCGGCGGCTGGTCAGCCGGCCGCTCGACGGAGGACTACACGACGCTGGCCGGCCCGGGCACCGGCGGCACGCCGGTCGGCCCGTCGACAGGCGGCGTGGCGCTGGGCGACCAGCCGCCCCCGAAGCGGCGGCGCAAGCGTGGCCGGACGATCGCGCTCATCGTCGTGCTGCTGCTGTTGGTCCTCGCGATCCCGGTGGACCGGATCGCCGCGCACATCGCCGTCGGCCAGATGCGCAAGCAGGTCGACACCGCGGTCGCCGCGAACCTCAAGCCAGGACAGCAGCCGCCGACCATCCGGAAGGTCAGCATCGGCGGGTTCCCGTTCCTCACCCAGGTGCTGTTCGGCAAGTTCAAGGACATCGGCGTCTCGCTGGAGAACATCCCGACGACGCCGGACGGCCCGAGGATCGCCGCGGTGGACGCGCACCTCAAGGGCGTGCATGTGCCGTTCAGCGACGCGATCTCGAACAAGGTGGGCAAGGTCCCGGTCGACAACGTCGCGGCCACGGTCCTGATCGGCTACGACGACCTCAACAAGTTCCTCGACACCGACAAGACCTTCCACCTGCACCTCACGCCGGTCGACGGCGGCAAACAGGTCAAGGTGACCGGCAGCACGACCCTGGACGTGCCCGTGCTCGGCAGCCTGCTCGGTGGCCAGAGCGCGGCCTTCAGCGGCACCGGCGCGTTCAACGTCCAGAACAACAAGCTGTTCATCAACCCGACGAACCTGTCCTTCGGCGTCGGTGGGCTCGGCGCCAGCGTGCCGATCCCGGCGCAGCTGGGCGCCGCGATCCCGATCCCGCTGCCGGACAACCTGCCGTTCAGCCTGACGGTCGTCAGCGCCGGATCGACCGCGACCGGCCTCTCGGTGAGCGCGACCGCCAAGAACGTCGTGCTGCCCGCCGCGCCCGCCGCCAAGAAATAG
- a CDS encoding histidine kinase: protein MSYGTAQAAYSVGDWMTARALDAFASVIFRGLAVLRALVVLYAVAYVAVWWHDWYGPHPWRLVGPVLVLGWSVAWVAVAARRAMPRWIILADVAVGAAIGLTAPWTVPGPSLGDPSSWVFFSVLLAGMGAVCALRTRWSLAVMLVLAVAHAVPAYDHRPPILTSTGLLLFICVALRQAIVLLVRVATQADAWLEAVGARARAETVAAARARADRAHERFLHDTVLNMLAGIGLGGAGRACPPQSAPALTSAQPAVATPAVTAPALEAVRSRCQRIVGQVEHLLAGSGDADAAPQADPDANLDGLVAGVVDEARDDGLDLTYQFVRVERPRWRRPERGGTADCPKALAEAPLPVDVAAALAAAVREGLTNVRRHSGVAAARVTVVRWLDGVRVRIDDAGVGFEAAHFDAAHPDPALAGASATRPASGAGPPDGPGTSDRAATSTGGGLTGGDDVGRARLGLRGSVHGRMVDVGGWARIVSRPGVGTRVELHWQAAQPPAARPDHGAGLRRDYEQAIRRGVGIAVLTGVAVLALPAIGYRDRARLPPGLLHPVAPVASLLLWAVVAAGAASMVVIMRRRPLDGREALVVLAFVVLVILTGATLAPGDEVIRIYDWAGTIAPTVLLLPITVSRPARQWALAVAVIVGVELAIGLMRLGPQPLDVVRLLGLLYGVSTIQLLVTVAGPVLRATAETTTAAAAMDAELSASQDSAAAVRRDRARRLARLNRDVLPLLRSVGEGGADPREETVRRLCASRARALRRMLSGGGGPAGPLTELETAIDAAEARGALVVLQVAGELAAVDTDVREELVDLLSETLRVTPPGRVTVTLMCDGGEGFISYPAAPGGWAEPRRMSRLAEQSGLVARTELDEDNTVVELRWPVGATAA, encoded by the coding sequence ATGTCCTACGGGACCGCGCAGGCGGCGTATTCGGTGGGGGACTGGATGACGGCCCGGGCCTTGGACGCGTTCGCCTCCGTGATCTTCCGGGGGCTGGCGGTACTGCGCGCGCTGGTGGTGCTGTATGCCGTCGCCTACGTGGCGGTCTGGTGGCACGACTGGTACGGCCCGCATCCGTGGCGGCTGGTCGGCCCGGTACTGGTGCTCGGCTGGTCCGTCGCGTGGGTCGCCGTCGCGGCCCGGCGGGCGATGCCGCGCTGGATCATCCTGGCCGACGTCGCGGTCGGGGCGGCGATCGGGCTGACGGCGCCGTGGACGGTTCCGGGCCCGTCGCTCGGAGATCCCAGCTCGTGGGTGTTCTTCTCGGTCCTGCTCGCCGGGATGGGCGCGGTCTGCGCGCTGCGGACCCGCTGGTCGCTGGCGGTGATGCTGGTCCTCGCGGTGGCGCACGCTGTGCCCGCCTATGACCATCGGCCGCCGATCCTGACCTCGACCGGGCTGCTGCTGTTCATCTGCGTCGCGCTGCGCCAGGCGATCGTGCTGCTCGTGCGGGTGGCGACGCAGGCGGACGCCTGGCTGGAGGCCGTCGGCGCCCGTGCCCGGGCCGAGACGGTCGCCGCGGCCCGGGCCCGCGCTGACCGGGCGCATGAGCGTTTCCTGCACGACACCGTGTTGAACATGCTGGCCGGCATCGGCCTGGGCGGGGCCGGCCGCGCGTGCCCCCCGCAGTCCGCTCCCGCGTTGACCTCGGCCCAGCCGGCCGTGGCCACGCCCGCTGTGACAGCGCCCGCGCTGGAGGCGGTCCGGTCGCGCTGCCAGCGGATCGTCGGCCAGGTGGAGCACCTGCTCGCCGGGTCCGGCGACGCTGACGCGGCACCGCAGGCCGACCCGGACGCCAACCTCGACGGGCTGGTCGCGGGCGTGGTCGACGAGGCCCGCGACGACGGGCTTGACCTGACCTACCAGTTCGTCCGGGTCGAGCGGCCACGCTGGCGGCGCCCGGAGCGGGGCGGGACGGCCGACTGCCCGAAGGCGCTCGCCGAGGCACCCCTGCCGGTCGACGTCGCCGCCGCGCTGGCCGCCGCGGTACGCGAGGGGCTGACCAACGTCCGCAGGCATTCGGGTGTCGCGGCCGCCCGGGTCACCGTGGTCCGCTGGCTGGACGGTGTGCGCGTCCGGATCGACGACGCCGGGGTCGGCTTCGAGGCGGCCCACTTCGACGCGGCCCATCCGGACCCGGCCCTGGCCGGCGCGTCGGCCACCAGGCCCGCGTCCGGCGCGGGGCCTCCGGATGGCCCAGGAACCTCGGATCGCGCGGCGACCTCGACCGGCGGCGGCCTGACAGGCGGGGACGACGTGGGACGGGCCCGGCTGGGGCTGCGCGGGTCCGTGCACGGCCGGATGGTCGACGTCGGCGGATGGGCTCGGATCGTCTCGCGCCCTGGTGTCGGCACCCGGGTCGAGCTGCACTGGCAGGCCGCGCAGCCCCCGGCCGCCCGCCCGGACCATGGTGCCGGCCTGCGCCGCGACTACGAGCAGGCGATCCGCCGCGGCGTCGGCATCGCGGTGCTGACCGGCGTGGCCGTGCTCGCGCTGCCGGCGATCGGCTACCGGGACCGGGCCCGGCTGCCGCCCGGGCTGCTGCACCCGGTGGCGCCGGTCGCGTCGCTGCTGCTGTGGGCCGTGGTCGCCGCCGGCGCGGCCAGCATGGTCGTGATCATGAGGCGGCGTCCCCTCGACGGCCGCGAGGCGCTGGTGGTGCTCGCCTTCGTGGTCTTGGTCATCCTGACCGGGGCGACGCTGGCCCCCGGCGACGAGGTGATCAGGATCTACGACTGGGCCGGGACGATAGCACCGACCGTCCTGCTGCTGCCGATCACGGTCTCCCGGCCGGCCCGGCAGTGGGCGCTGGCCGTCGCCGTGATCGTCGGTGTGGAGCTGGCGATCGGCCTGATGCGACTCGGGCCGCAGCCGCTGGATGTCGTCCGGCTGCTGGGCCTGCTCTACGGGGTGTCGACGATCCAGCTGCTGGTGACGGTCGCCGGGCCGGTGCTGCGCGCGACCGCGGAGACGACGACGGCCGCCGCCGCGATGGACGCCGAGCTCAGCGCGAGCCAGGACTCCGCCGCCGCGGTCCGTCGCGACCGGGCCCGCCGGCTCGCTCGGCTCAACCGGGACGTGCTGCCGCTGCTGCGTTCCGTGGGGGAGGGTGGCGCCGATCCCCGCGAGGAGACCGTCCGGCGGCTGTGCGCGAGCCGGGCCCGGGCGCTGCGTCGGATGCTGTCCGGCGGGGGTGGGCCCGCCGGCCCGCTGACCGAGCTGGAGACCGCGATCGACGCGGCGGAGGCGCGCGGCGCGCTCGTGGTGCTCCAGGTCGCCGGGGAGCTGGCCGCCGTCGACACGGATGTCCGCGAGGAGCTCGTCGACCTGCTCAGCGAGACGTTGCGGGTGACGCCGCCCGGCCGTGTCACGGTGACCCTGATGTGCGACGGCGGCGAGGGCTTCATCTCCTACCCCGCGGCGCCGGGCGGCTGGGCCGAGCCGCGGCGGATGTCCCGGCTGGCGGAGCAGAGCGGACTGGTGGCCCGCACCGAGCTGGATGAGGACAACACCGTCGTCGAGCTGCGCTGGCCAGTCGGCGCCACAGCCGCTTGA